Proteins co-encoded in one Cytobacillus sp. NJ13 genomic window:
- a CDS encoding PepSY domain-containing protein produces the protein MNKKFAVISLAGAVLLGGAVAAGAADTSGQGSTGSKKEAVQDLITVEEAKKIALSEAEGRVESIELERANGKQYYDIDIENGKEDFDIKIHALDGEVISINKDRDDDDDDNDQSEKEVNGENIISEQKAIEIAEKEVNGTLKEIEIDEDNEQILYEVELKTNKGEADVDIDAETGKILKVELDD, from the coding sequence ATGAACAAAAAATTTGCAGTTATTTCTTTGGCAGGAGCTGTATTGCTGGGTGGTGCTGTTGCAGCAGGTGCAGCAGATACGAGTGGACAAGGAAGCACTGGGAGTAAAAAAGAAGCTGTACAGGATTTGATTACTGTTGAAGAAGCGAAGAAGATTGCTCTTTCTGAAGCAGAGGGAAGAGTAGAGAGCATTGAATTGGAAAGAGCAAATGGCAAACAGTATTATGACATTGATATTGAAAACGGGAAAGAAGATTTCGATATTAAAATTCACGCCTTAGATGGTGAAGTCATTTCAATTAATAAAGATCGAGACGACGATGATGATGACAATGATCAGTCCGAAAAAGAGGTAAATGGGGAAAATATAATTTCCGAACAAAAGGCTATTGAAATAGCTGAAAAAGAAGTAAATGGAACGCTAAAAGAAATTGAAATAGATGAAGACAATGAACAGATCCTATATGAAGTTGAACTGAAAACAAATAAAGGCGAAGCAGATGTTGATATTGATGCTGAAACAGGAAAAATATTAAAAGTTGAATTGGATGACTAA